In Lacibacter sp. H407, the genomic window TCAATTGTATTACGGAACAAAGATTTCAGCAAATTAGGCGGCAACTCTTTTTTACCACAACGGAAACTGGAACCCACTTTTATTGGCTTTCTGCAAAATGCACCTCAAGCATTGAATCATGCATTAGTGCGGCCATACGTTACCGAATTTCTTTCACCATTATATCTTGTGAGTGCATTGGAAATTTTATGCATCTGGTTGCTGGTATCCATTTGGTTCTTCCGATTTACAGATAACCCATACAAGCATTCTGTTGTGCAATTTCTGTTTCTGGTGTCGATGGTATTGCTGTTACTGACCGGTTACATTGTGCCACAGCTGGGAGCTATTGTGCGTTACCGTGCTATTTTCTTTCCCTTTATTCTTGTACCAATTATTGCAACCATTGACTGGAAGAAAAACAAATTAGAATAAATTACATGTTTATATTTTTTCGCTAACACTTGTTTGATTTAAACGATTTAGTCAAAAATTTTCCACAATTTTTCAATCCGCAATCGATTTCGCAGCATTTTTTCGAAAACTAACAAGTAATATGGTGTTTTTTACGTTGTTTTGCGTTTGAAAAAAACTTACGCCACATGCAATCATTACGATTTAAAGCAATTGACAATTTAAACAACCATTCCGAGCCTAACATAGTAGGTTCAACGAAGATCACTGCCATTTTTGGTGAAAATGTTTTTACATTAAAAGTTGCCCGTGCATTTCTGAGCGACGAAGCTTATAAAAGTTTAGTTGTTTCAGTAAAGGGTGGTAAACGTATTGATCGCAGCATGGCCAGCCAGATCGCAAGCGGTATACGTCAGTGGGCCGAAACAAAAGGTGTTACCCATTACACACACTGGTTTCAGCCATTAACAGGTACAACAGCTGAAAAACATGATTCATTCTTTACGTTGAAAGGTGATGGTACTGCCATCGAAGAATTTGATGGCGCTGCATTGATCCAACAAGAGCCTGATGCGTCTTCGTTCCCGAGTGGTGGCTTGCGTGCAACGTTTGAAGCACGTGGTTACACAGCATGGGATCCATCTTCTCCGGCATTTATTATGGAGATCGGCAATGGTAAAACACTTTGTATACCTACTGTATTCGTTTCTTATACGGGCGAACTTCTCGATTATAAAGGACCCGTTTTGAAAGCATTAGAATCTGTAAACAAAGCAGCTCTGGATGTTTGTCATTACTTCGATAAGAACATTACAAAAGTTACTCCAACACTCGGTTGGGAACAGGAGTATTTTGTGGTTGATGAAGCATTGTTCAATGCCCGCCCTGATCTGGTGTTGAGTGGACGTACAGTATTTGGTCATTCACCTGCAAAAGGTCAGCAATTGGAAGATCATTACTTCGGTTCGATTCCTGAAAGAGTATATGCTTTCATGCGTGATTTCGAAAATGAATCATACAAACTTGGAATTCCATTACGTACACGTCATAACGAAGTGGCACCGGCACAATTTGAGTGTGCACCTATTTTTGAAGAAGTTGCAGTTGCGATCGATCATAACTCTTTGTTGATGGATGTGATGGATCGTGTTGCACGCCGTCATAAATTAAGAGTGTTGTTGCATGAAAAACCATTTGCCGGCATCAACGGTAGTGGTAAGCATAACAACTGGAGCTTGGCAACTGATACAGGAGTTAACTTGTTAGCACCTGGTAAAACGCCAAAAACAAACCTCATGTTCCTTACATTCTTCACGAATGTGGTACGTGCAGTTGATCAATATGCTGATATTTTAAGAGCATCTATCGCCAGCGCCGGTAACGATCATCGTCTCGGTGCAAACGAAGCTCCTCCTGCTATCATTTCTGTATTCGTTGGTAAATATCTGTTTGAAGTATTAGAAGCAGTTGAAAAAAGAGTAACCGATAAGTTCGACGAACAGGATGAAGCGATCTTGAAATTAGATCTGCACAAGAGCATTCCTGAATTGCTTTTGGATAATACTGATCGTAACCGTACTTCACCTTTTGCATTTACCGGAAACAAATTTGAATTCCGTGCTGTAGGTTCAAGTGCAAACTGTTCAAACGCAATGACGGTGTTGAACGCTATTATGGCGCAAACACTTATCACCTTTAAAGCAGAAGTTGATGCGTTGATCGAGAAAGGTGATAAGAAAGAAATTGCGATCATGCATGTGTTGCAGCGTTATGTTGCAGAAAGCAAAAAGGTATTGTTTGAGGGTGATGGTTACAGTGAAGCTTGGGCAAAAGAAGCTGAAAAGCGTGGATTGCCAAATGTGAAAACAACACCGCTTGCATTGGATGCAATGGTTACTAAAAAATCAAAAGAGCTGTTTGAAAGCACAGGTGTATTTACACACGCTGAACTGGAAGCACGTCATGAAATTGAACTCGAGAACTACATTAAGAAAGTACAGATCGAAGGACGTATCATGGGTGAGCTTTGCACAAGCCACATCTTACCTGCTGCGATCCGTTACCAGAACATTCTGATCAACAACATCAAAGGATTGAAAGATATCGGCGTAAAAGCTGATTCGTATGCAAATCAATTGCAGATCCTTGAAAAGATATCGGTTCACATCAATAAAGTGAGCGACTTGGTTGAGCAGATGATCGAAGCACGCAAAAAAGCAAACAACCTTACTGACACAAGAGCAAAAGCAATTGCTTATTGCGATGATGTTAAGGGTGTGTTCTTTGATGAGATCCGCTACCATGTTGACAAGCTTGAGTTGCTTGTTGATGATGCAAGCTGGTATCTGCCGAAATACAGAGAGTTGTTATTCTTACGCTAAGAAGCTACTTACTAATTTGGTTATAGTAAAAGACCTGCAGAAATTGCAGGTCTTTTTTCTTTTCATTTTATCCAAATAAAAAAGCCACTTAAATAAGTGGCTTTCGGGTATTAAAACAAGATCAACTTATTTCATTGTAAATCCTTCCAAGAACTTCGTTGTGAAATTTCCTTTCCGGAAATTTTCATCCAACATCAATTGCTGATGGAATGGAATGGTTGTTTTTACACCTTCGATCACATACTCACTCAATGCACGGCTCATGGTGTTGATGGCTTCCTCACGTGTACGGGCAACCGCAATAATTTTTGCGATCATTGAATCGTAATAAGGAGGAATTACATAACCCGCATACACATGCGAGTCGATACGGATACCATGTCCACCCGGCTGATGCAACGTGGTGATCTTTCCGGGAGATGGACGAAAATCGTTGTATGGATCTTCCGCATTGATACGGCACTCAATGGCATGCATCTGGGGCTCATAATTTTCACCGCTGATCTTTTCGCCTTGGGCGATCAATATCTGTTCTTTGATCAAATCAAAGTTGGTTACCTCTTCCGTTACGCAATGTTCTACCTGGATACGTGTATTCATTTCCATGAAATAGAAATTGCGATGCTTATCCACCAGAAATTCGATGGTACCTACACTTTCATACCCAATTGCACTTGCCGCTTTGCAGGCTGCATCACCCATTGCTTTTCGCAGCTCGGGCGTCATGAAAGGTGATGGCGATTCTTCTACCAGTTTCTGATGGCGACGTTGAATTGAACAATC contains:
- a CDS encoding glutamine synthetase III family protein, translated to MQSLRFKAIDNLNNHSEPNIVGSTKITAIFGENVFTLKVARAFLSDEAYKSLVVSVKGGKRIDRSMASQIASGIRQWAETKGVTHYTHWFQPLTGTTAEKHDSFFTLKGDGTAIEEFDGAALIQQEPDASSFPSGGLRATFEARGYTAWDPSSPAFIMEIGNGKTLCIPTVFVSYTGELLDYKGPVLKALESVNKAALDVCHYFDKNITKVTPTLGWEQEYFVVDEALFNARPDLVLSGRTVFGHSPAKGQQLEDHYFGSIPERVYAFMRDFENESYKLGIPLRTRHNEVAPAQFECAPIFEEVAVAIDHNSLLMDVMDRVARRHKLRVLLHEKPFAGINGSGKHNNWSLATDTGVNLLAPGKTPKTNLMFLTFFTNVVRAVDQYADILRASIASAGNDHRLGANEAPPAIISVFVGKYLFEVLEAVEKRVTDKFDEQDEAILKLDLHKSIPELLLDNTDRNRTSPFAFTGNKFEFRAVGSSANCSNAMTVLNAIMAQTLITFKAEVDALIEKGDKKEIAIMHVLQRYVAESKKVLFEGDGYSEAWAKEAEKRGLPNVKTTPLALDAMVTKKSKELFESTGVFTHAELEARHEIELENYIKKVQIEGRIMGELCTSHILPAAIRYQNILINNIKGLKDIGVKADSYANQLQILEKISVHINKVSDLVEQMIEARKKANNLTDTRAKAIAYCDDVKGVFFDEIRYHVDKLELLVDDASWYLPKYRELLFLR